ACTACGCTGATTACAACCAACCATTGAAACACGGCTTCCATTATTTGCCAATTTTGGTCTTGGGCGGTGTGATCGTGCTGTGTGGCTTTGCTGCAGTCAAACTATTCGAGCGCCGTGATGTGGCGGTTTAGCTATTCATATTGAATAGACTTGAAATGCATTCTTGATTCTGATCCTTGGTTTCTATTGGATCGCCACCCTTCCGTCCCTCCACCGGAGGGAAACGCAGGGGGTTTTCAGCCCCCTGCACCCCCAAAAGGACAATTTGAGCAGGGCATCCATCCAACGATGAACCTATCATAGTTCGGTTCGTAGCAGAACACCACTTAGTCGATGAGCGATCAGGCCTTTGCTAACGCTATGCTTTTTCTAACTGAACGACGCGATCAGCCAAGGCTTGCACGGCGGTACGATGGCTAATCAATAGCACAGTTTTATCCACCAGCAGGGGCTTGAGCGCGGCTAGCCAAGCGGCTTCGTTGGCATAATCGAGTTGAGCGGTTGGCTCATCGAGAATTAAGATTGGCGCAGGTTTAAGTAGCACTCGTGCCAACGCCAAGCGCTGGCGTTCGCCGCCACTTAATTTGGCTCCTTGTTCGCCAATCCATGTCTCCAAGCCAGCCGGAAGTTTGGCTTGCAAATCACTGAGTTGGGCGACTTCCAAAGCTTGTACTAGATCATCTTCGCTGGTATTGGGATTAGCAAGACGTAAATTATCGCGCAAACTGCCGTTAAACAGCTCGGTATACTGCGAAACATAGCCAATGTGCTGATGTAAATCGGCTAACCGCAACTGGCGAATATCACAATCGCCTAAGTAAATCGCGCCTGCTTGGACATCCCAAAAGCGTAGCAACAAGTGGGCAACCGTGGTTTTGCCCACTCCACTCGGCGCTTGCAAAGCCACAATTTCGCCTGGGTTCAGTTCAAAACTCACATCGCGCAGCACAGGCTGGTTTTCCACATAGCCAAAATTCACATGCTCAAACCGAATTTGGCTTGAAGTTGGTAGATTGCTTGGCTCAACTGGATCGCTGACCGCTGGCGGGGCATCAATCAATTCAAACATGGCCTTCGCCGCTTGTTGGCTACTTTGCCAAATATGCGCTGCTTGAATCAGGCTACCCAGTGCCTCAAAACTGGCCAAGGTGCTCAGTCCAATCACGGCTAGATATAGCGGATCAAGCTGGCCCTGATCAACAAACCAACTGCCCAGCGCCAACATCAACAACGTGCTCAACATCACCAA
This portion of the Herpetosiphon gulosus genome encodes:
- the cydC gene encoding thiol reductant ABC exporter subunit CydC — translated: MKRLLQLFYAERWQVLLVIGLGFATVGSSVGLLATSAYLIAKAALMPSIAELQVAILGVRFFGIARGVLRYAERYLSHRLTFQILAQLRSWLYAALEPLAPARLLHYSRGDLLTRTISHIDSLQHLYVRAIAPPWVALLVALATSLLIGSFVWQLGLVLLLCHLLIGVAVPTLSLWQSRQPGAKVNQQKQTLNQAVVEAVAGSADIMAANAELLVQQQLAQLSQQLANSQRHLANARITSTSLLNALVMLSTLLMLALGSWFVDQGQLDPLYLAVIGLSTLASFEALGSLIQAAHIWQSSQQAAKAMFELIDAPPAVSDPVEPSNLPTSSQIRFEHVNFGYVENQPVLRDVSFELNPGEIVALQAPSGVGKTTVAHLLLRFWDVQAGAIYLGDCDIRQLRLADLHQHIGYVSQYTELFNGSLRDNLRLANPNTSEDDLVQALEVAQLSDLQAKLPAGLETWIGEQGAKLSGGERQRLALARVLLKPAPILILDEPTAQLDYANEAAWLAALKPLLVDKTVLLISHRTAVQALADRVVQLEKA